The following are encoded in a window of Spea bombifrons isolate aSpeBom1 chromosome 2, aSpeBom1.2.pri, whole genome shotgun sequence genomic DNA:
- the LOC128473211 gene encoding basic immunoglobulin-like variable motif-containing protein has product MPNVEADREANGPEANENNSENKSTKSSLHDAEESFSVGGGPVENVGAGGDRHYPWGCPVTHTREKFYTICSDYAFLNQATSLFKTPSSVIGSSSQDNPVLNNPLNYIDLQASGSETLYDEDASLDSLSSEIGTIPLAWEIDTSDFNTMASKLKGKPGVANKQVPKKKIDRKVKPSRECPQHFVLDDIKQRKVLDLRRWYCISRPQYKTSCGISSLVSCWNFLYSSLGTGSLPPITQEDALRILGFQPPFEEIRFGPFTGNTTLMRWFRQINDHFHVKGCSYVMYKPHGKNKTAGESAAGALSKLTQGLKDDSMAYIYHCQNHYFCPIGFEATPVKACKAYRGQLFQHEVEYWILIGEPSRKHPTIHCKKWADIVTDLNTQNPEYLDIRHTERGLQYRKTKKAGGNLHCLMAFQKLSWQRFGPWTMQLGNMRPKPQPSMNARRIPKSESEDNVPKKAQGRLGRSFSTGFQQDLAWKRMCNIHEMRSTASPESDTDCEGNDCVYTAD; this is encoded by the exons ATGCCTAACGTAGAAGCTGATAGAGAAGCTAATGGTCCTGAAGCCAACGAAAACAATTCCGAGAACAAATCTACAAAGAGCAGTCTCCATGATGCTGAGGAATCGTTCAGCGTGGGAGGTGGTCCCGTCGAAAACGTTGGAGCTGGCGGAGACAGGCATTATCCGTGGGGATGTCCTGTAACACACACCAGAGAGAAATTCTATACTATCTGCTCAGACTACGCTTTCCTGAACCAAGCCACATCGCTATTCAAAACTCCAAGTTCCGTTATTGGTTCCAGTTCGCAAGATAATCCGGTGTTAAACAATCCCCTGAATTATATCGACCTGCAGGCTAGTGGGTCAGAAACTCTTTATGATGAAGACGCAAGCCTGGATTCCTTATCTAGTGAAATTGGGACAATTCCACTTGCCTGGGAAATTGATACATCAGACTTCAATACAATGGCTTCAAAGTTAAAGGGCAAACCAG GTGTGGCCAATAAACAGGTTCCAAAGAAGAAAATTGATAGGAAAGTGAAACCGTCAAGAGAATGCCCGCAGCATTTCGTCTTGGATGATATCAAACAACGGAAAGTACTGGACCTGCGGAGATG GTATTGTATCAGCCGACCACAGTATAAGACGTCGTGTGGAATTTCCTCTCTGGTATCTTGCTGGAACTTTCTCTATAGCAGTCTTGGGACTGGAAG TCTCCCACCAATTACTCAAGAAGATGCTTTACGTATTTTGGGTTTTCAACCACCCTTTGAAGAGATCCGGTTTGGACCTTTTACTGGCAATACAACTTTGATGAG ATGGTTCAGACAAATCAACGACCATTTCCACGTCAAGGGCTGTTCATATGTCATGTACAAACCTCATGGGAAGAACAAGACGGCGGGCGAGTCCG CTGCTGGAGCATTATCAAAGTTAACCCAAGGACTTAAAGATGATTCTATGGCTTACATTTACCATTGCCAAAACCATTATTTTTGTCCTATTGGATTTGAAGCCACCCCTGTGAAAGCCTGCAAGGCATATAG GGGTCAGCTGTTCCAGCATGAAGTTGAATATTGGATACTAATTGGCGAGCCAAGCAGGAAGCACCCTACAATTCACTGTAAAAA ATGGGCGGACATTGTTACTGACCTAAACACTCAGAATCCAGAATACTTGGATATTCGGCACACTGAAAGAGGTCTACAGTACAGGAAAACCAAGAAg GCCGGAGGAAATCTTCACTGCCTCATGGCTTTTCAGAAACTAAGCTGGCAAAGATTTGGACCTTGGACCATGCAGCTTGGAAACATGCGGCCCAAACCTCAGCCATCTATGAACGCAAGGAGAATACCAAAGTCTGAAAGTGAAGACAATGTGCCCAAGAAAGCACAAGGGCGATTGGGAAGGTCTTTCAGCACAGGCTTTCAGCAAGACCTTGCATGGAAGAGGATGTGTAATATTCATGAAATGAGGAGCACTGCCTCGCCAGAAAGTGACACAGACTGTGAAGGCAATGACTGTGTCTACACTGCCGACTAG